Proteins encoded within one genomic window of Ranitomeya variabilis isolate aRanVar5 chromosome 4, aRanVar5.hap1, whole genome shotgun sequence:
- the LOC143767823 gene encoding protein kinase C epsilon type-like, producing the protein MATTGRGEESEKRSEEKRHEEKRKREEDSVTGLKKKMRRDNSGLEEPTPGCSGDPGSSGPYARLNISRFNIHQVLGRGAFGKVVLASVPGSNINVAVKMITKRDNEDTILRERRILLAARHCPFLCHLYAAHQSQHRAYFIMEYLSGGSVEDLIRMCGCLNIGNVRFYTAEILSGLQFLHGHNIVHR; encoded by the exons atggcgactactggacgaggagaagagagcgagaagaggagcgaggagaagaggcacgaggagaagaggaagagggaagaggacagcgtgaccggattaaagaagaaaatgagacgagacaacagcggattggaggagccaacacctggatgcagcggagaccctggatcatccggcccctatgccaggcttaacatcagccgcttcaacatccaccaggtcctaggtagaggcgcctttggcaaa gtggtcctggcatctgttcccggcagtaacatcaacgtggccgtcaaaatgatcaccaaaagggacaacgaggacaccatcttgagagagcggcggatactcctggcggccagacactgcccattcctgtgccacctctatgccgcacaccagtctcagcacagggcatatttcatcatggagtacctgtccggtggcagcgtggaggatttgatcaggatgtgcggctgcctgaacatcggcaatgtgag attctacacagcagagattttaagtggcctccagttcctccacggacacaacatcgtccaccggtaa
- the LOC143768786 gene encoding protein kinase C delta type-like — MLDADGHIRIIDLGLAQDGVSSSKNTSGVTGTFHYMAPEVHRRKRYGAAVDWWSLGIVVSRMAAGRYPFYNGPIKQMAFKSIINEKPKFPTWLDADVKHLIKKLLRKDPQTRLGVSGNIREHPFFTTIGWEDLEERRVEPPFTPFRPVLENHHLQWPEHTVLHPVAGFTYVSPSWTRWMKRSGL; from the exons atgttggatgcagatggccacatccgtataattgaccttgggcttgcccaagatggcgtctcctcctccaaaaacacctctggagtgacgggcactttccattacatggcccctgaggtgcatcgtagaaaacggtatggtgcagcagtggactggtggagcctggggattgtggtgtccaggatggcagcagggcgatatccattttacaacggccccatcaagcaaatggctttcaaatccatcatcaacgagaagccaaaatttccaacttggcttgatgctgacgtgaaacatctcatcaagaagctgctgcgcaaagaccctcagacacgcctgggtgtgagtgggaacatcagagagcatccattctttaccaccatcggctgggaggatctggaggaaaggagagtagagccaccatttacaccattcaggccagttctggagaaccaccatctgcagtggccggagcacacagtccttcaccccgtggccggatttacgtacgtgtcaccaagctggacccg gtggatgaaaagatctggactgtga